A portion of the Sphaerochaeta pleomorpha str. Grapes genome contains these proteins:
- a CDS encoding ATP-dependent Clp protease proteolytic subunit: MPQEEEKKPAIQDPQITDKLLKTRSIMLSGEINKESAEQVIKQLLVLEGESHDPVRIFINSPGGDVDAGYAIFDMVRFVTCPVFMIGMGLVASAAALVLLAVPKECRVALPNSTYLIHQPMSGMKGVATDIEIHARQIEKLRSKLDGLIAQETGNTLERVNADTERDHWLSSEEAMAYGLVSKIVTTRSEL; encoded by the coding sequence ATGCCACAGGAAGAAGAAAAGAAACCTGCAATCCAAGATCCGCAGATAACCGATAAATTGCTCAAAACCCGTTCCATTATGTTGAGCGGTGAAATTAACAAAGAGAGTGCAGAACAGGTAATCAAGCAATTGTTGGTTCTGGAAGGCGAGAGCCATGACCCCGTACGCATTTTTATCAACAGCCCCGGCGGCGACGTCGATGCCGGCTATGCGATCTTTGATATGGTCAGGTTCGTGACCTGCCCTGTATTTATGATCGGTATGGGCCTGGTTGCAAGTGCCGCTGCTCTGGTTTTGCTTGCAGTCCCCAAGGAATGCAGGGTAGCCCTTCCCAATTCCACCTATCTCATCCACCAGCCCATGAGCGGGATGAAGGGTGTCGCCACCGATATCGAGATCCATGCAAGGCAGATTGAAAAACTGAGAAGCAAGCTCGATGGCCTCATTGCCCAAGAGACCGGAAACACCCTCGAGAGGGTTAATGCAGATACCGAGCGCGACCACTGGCTTTCCAGTGAGGAAGCCATGGCCTATGGTTTGGTAAGCAAGATTGTAACTACTCGGAGTGAACTCTAG
- a CDS encoding MFS transporter, whose product MPKTKYLSEAEKQFGRHCMYVEEMYNGMGYSLLADTIVYLLALSFGANNLALGYIASASYIAGVVLPFVPRLFQGKNQIKVQSTVWYLRGFVCLGYLGLFFLDGSGAVLLLLGIYTVFCIFRMIGIALNDFTIKSISSVANRGKIVANVNVAYQGSSMVVRCLMALVLGFQQFSGLFGMVLLQMLGVVGNTLASAKIRQIPCRSVVTYKKGRNVVVLFKEAMAQHSFRRRLFLRWLSTCVTVIFGMTVPFLRVELHLSGSVVVLYSVILGLAVVFASFFSKQFADRLGSRPLVVFSSLFSLFFLVVWTLLRSTTSPLWFFVLGFFTNFFISMINILVVRLVAQVMPDDEAISFNSMVNFVIAIIALAVGLVSGYLADKGELASTLFTLEGSAAGNGYSLVFLFAIALTVVETLVATRLLEVGSYSSQAAAAVIFSVHGLQAVSMIERLEHTTDPSKRRALMLALGNNLNNVATSEMRSILASPFSTDKLEAIRALGDRPRPSLLDDLIRVAQDNDSYLQLDAIAALGSYSKDARAKAALAELLHEGRWSSVRSMASKSLARITESTEYLPIVNDLSLKAKHIDEEIDFLIAKRFMDKQGSFYQDFFLSVEQRRSATYRQTRYAVLASFLKFGSPRLAHLFELMNNGDVKDFLSGFLTEARDLPQIDERYDEILQAFEKQDWEFVSTFCMGVLDTCDVSQDSCFENLRLGMLKAKDMDIRQFDIQDFLAELYFSYSLGKNSRV is encoded by the coding sequence ATGCCTAAGACAAAATATTTGAGCGAAGCTGAGAAACAGTTTGGCAGACATTGTATGTACGTTGAAGAGATGTACAACGGGATGGGCTACAGCCTTCTTGCTGACACCATTGTCTACCTGCTGGCGCTCAGCTTCGGAGCAAACAACCTTGCCTTGGGTTACATAGCCTCTGCAAGCTATATCGCGGGGGTCGTCCTCCCGTTTGTCCCCCGCCTGTTCCAAGGGAAAAACCAGATAAAAGTACAGTCGACCGTCTGGTATCTGCGAGGCTTCGTATGCCTTGGATACCTTGGTCTTTTCTTTTTGGATGGCAGCGGGGCAGTTTTGCTTCTATTGGGCATCTATACCGTCTTTTGCATCTTCCGCATGATCGGGATTGCCCTCAATGATTTCACCATTAAAAGTATTAGCAGCGTAGCGAACCGGGGAAAAATCGTAGCTAACGTCAATGTTGCCTATCAGGGTTCCTCGATGGTTGTGCGGTGCCTTATGGCACTGGTGCTCGGGTTTCAACAATTCTCTGGGCTTTTCGGTATGGTCTTGTTACAGATGCTAGGGGTTGTCGGCAACACTCTTGCTTCGGCAAAGATTCGTCAGATTCCCTGTCGAAGCGTAGTAACGTACAAAAAGGGCCGCAACGTCGTTGTTTTGTTCAAGGAAGCGATGGCCCAGCATTCCTTCCGTCGCCGTCTTTTCTTGCGGTGGCTGTCCACGTGCGTAACCGTCATCTTTGGGATGACCGTGCCCTTTTTGCGTGTTGAGTTGCACCTGTCCGGCAGCGTAGTTGTCTTGTATTCGGTAATCCTTGGACTGGCTGTCGTCTTTGCCAGTTTTTTCAGCAAACAGTTTGCAGACCGGCTTGGGTCGAGGCCTTTGGTAGTGTTTTCCTCCCTGTTCTCCCTTTTCTTTCTGGTCGTTTGGACCCTGTTGCGGTCGACAACCTCCCCCTTATGGTTCTTTGTCCTGGGCTTCTTTACCAATTTCTTCATTTCCATGATTAACATCCTGGTAGTAAGGCTGGTTGCCCAGGTAATGCCTGATGACGAGGCAATCTCATTCAATTCCATGGTTAATTTTGTCATTGCAATCATTGCCTTGGCAGTTGGTCTTGTCAGTGGCTATCTTGCCGATAAAGGGGAGCTTGCCAGCACTCTCTTTACCTTGGAAGGGAGCGCTGCAGGCAATGGGTATAGCCTGGTTTTCCTCTTTGCCATTGCCCTTACGGTGGTGGAGACCTTGGTGGCTACCCGTCTACTGGAGGTAGGTTCCTATTCTTCCCAGGCCGCGGCAGCGGTCATATTCTCCGTACACGGGCTGCAGGCGGTGTCGATGATCGAGAGACTTGAACATACCACCGACCCGAGTAAACGCCGTGCCTTGATGTTGGCTCTGGGGAACAACCTCAACAACGTGGCTACCAGCGAAATGCGCAGCATCCTGGCCTCCCCGTTTTCAACGGACAAACTTGAGGCTATCAGGGCATTGGGTGACCGGCCCCGGCCTTCTCTGCTTGACGATCTGATACGGGTTGCCCAGGACAACGATTCCTACCTCCAGCTCGATGCCATTGCGGCGTTGGGCTCCTATAGCAAAGATGCCAGGGCAAAGGCCGCCTTGGCCGAACTTTTGCATGAAGGCCGTTGGTCTTCTGTACGGTCGATGGCCAGCAAATCACTTGCAAGGATAACCGAGAGTACCGAGTATCTTCCCATCGTCAATGACCTTTCGCTCAAGGCGAAGCATATAGATGAGGAAATAGACTTTCTCATTGCAAAGCGTTTCATGGACAAGCAAGGTTCGTTTTACCAGGATTTCTTCCTGTCCGTGGAACAAAGGCGGTCGGCTACTTATCGCCAGACTAGGTATGCGGTCCTTGCTTCCTTTTTGAAATTCGGTTCTCCCCGGCTTGCCCATCTGTTTGAGCTTATGAACAACGGTGATGTCAAGGATTTCCTGTCAGGCTTCCTTACCGAAGCCAGGGACCTTCCGCAGATTGACGAACGCTACGATGAAATCCTTCAGGCCTTCGAGAAACAGGACTGGGAATTTGTCAGTACCTTCTGCATGGGGGTTCTCGATACGTGTGATGTATCCCAGGATTCCTGTTTCGAAAACCTGCGGCTGGGGATGCTCAAGGCAAAGGATATGGATATCAGGCAATTCGATATCCAGGACTTCCTTGCAGAACTGTATTTCAGCTATTCCTTGGGGAAAAACTCAAGGGTTTGA
- a CDS encoding redox-sensing transcriptional repressor Rex has translation MNNDQLIRITRYYRSLNRLKTIGLEKVFAHNLADAAGVSAAIVRKDFSQLGIHGQKRGGYEIYDLLSSLGTILGKGDPQNCIIIGCGRIGRALMHYNGFEPDGIRIVAGFDSDPLVYSDASHPVPIYPISRIDEVVEALEVTAGIITVPEQAAADSYERLVKAGVMGILNFSPITLKPQLQSDGVMPVIHNINIALELEQIFYELKFPKTDSKTAKS, from the coding sequence ATGAACAACGACCAACTTATACGAATCACACGGTACTACAGATCACTTAATCGTCTCAAGACTATCGGACTCGAGAAAGTGTTTGCACATAACTTAGCTGACGCTGCTGGTGTTTCCGCTGCGATTGTACGGAAAGATTTTTCGCAATTGGGCATACACGGGCAAAAAAGAGGCGGATATGAGATCTATGACCTGCTTTCTTCGCTCGGAACCATCCTTGGCAAAGGCGATCCGCAGAACTGTATTATCATTGGTTGCGGAAGAATTGGCCGTGCGTTGATGCATTACAACGGATTTGAACCCGATGGTATTAGAATTGTTGCAGGATTCGACAGCGACCCCTTGGTATACAGCGATGCATCCCACCCGGTCCCCATCTATCCTATCAGCAGAATCGATGAAGTGGTTGAGGCTCTCGAGGTTACTGCAGGAATCATTACGGTTCCGGAACAGGCAGCTGCTGACAGCTACGAACGGCTTGTAAAAGCAGGAGTCATGGGCATTCTGAACTTCAGCCCCATAACACTCAAGCCACAGCTCCAGAGCGACGGCGTCATGCCTGTTATCCATAACATCAACATTGCACTCGAACTTGAGCAGATTTTCTATGAATTGAAATTCCCCAAGACCGATTCAAAAACCGCAAAGTCATAA
- the lysS gene encoding lysine--tRNA ligase, whose translation MSEQNVSTHWADIYADKIIREKGEKECYTCASGITPSGTVHIGNFREIISVDLVVKALRAKGKNVRFIYSWDDYDVFRKVPKNMPQPELLATYLRKPITLVPDTTGRAENYARANELDVEKILPTVGVEPEFLYQAERYRSSLYAEGMRTALEKKDEIKAILDEYRTEPLGSDWWPISVFSSFTDKDNTTILGWDGEWGVTYRDDENGKTETLDLRTTSYAKLPWRIDWPMRWAREGVDFEPAGKDHHSEGGSFDTSKKIVTVFGAEPPVSFQYDFISIKGRGGKISSSSGEVVSLYDVLEVYTPEITRYMFAGTRPNTEFSISFDLDVLKIYEDYDNCERIYFGLLPVNEKRKAKEQRVYELSQVGEIPTEACYQIPFRHLCNLLQIHGGNIDEVLSTLDSMTKSQEERLRTRCACAWNWITQFAPEEFKFKLASLEDEKVSLSGNLLKAVQALSTVVSQMDTLDEKAFVTMLYAAATDNGVETSDFFTAVYQVLIGKEKGPKLAPFIQACGKDKVLPILARY comes from the coding sequence ATGAGCGAACAGAACGTATCTACACATTGGGCGGATATATACGCCGACAAGATCATTCGGGAGAAGGGCGAAAAGGAGTGCTACACATGCGCTTCCGGCATCACCCCTTCTGGCACTGTACATATCGGGAACTTCAGGGAAATCATCTCCGTCGACCTGGTGGTGAAAGCCTTGCGGGCCAAAGGCAAAAACGTACGGTTCATCTACAGCTGGGATGATTATGACGTTTTCAGGAAAGTACCCAAGAACATGCCCCAGCCTGAATTGCTGGCAACCTATCTGCGCAAGCCCATTACCTTGGTCCCTGACACCACCGGCCGTGCAGAGAATTACGCCCGGGCTAATGAACTTGATGTAGAGAAAATTCTCCCGACTGTCGGGGTCGAGCCAGAGTTCCTCTACCAAGCCGAGCGTTACCGCAGCAGCCTCTATGCAGAAGGTATGCGCACTGCCCTTGAGAAAAAGGACGAGATCAAGGCAATCCTTGACGAATACCGCACAGAGCCCCTTGGTTCTGACTGGTGGCCTATCTCCGTGTTCTCCTCGTTCACGGACAAAGACAACACCACGATCCTCGGCTGGGACGGAGAGTGGGGGGTAACCTACCGCGATGACGAGAACGGCAAGACCGAAACCCTCGATCTGAGGACAACCAGCTATGCAAAACTCCCTTGGAGAATTGACTGGCCGATGCGTTGGGCCCGTGAAGGCGTTGACTTCGAACCCGCTGGCAAAGACCACCACAGTGAAGGCGGTTCGTTTGACACCTCCAAGAAGATTGTCACCGTATTCGGTGCTGAACCACCGGTTTCCTTCCAGTATGACTTTATCAGCATCAAGGGAAGGGGAGGGAAGATTTCCTCTTCCAGCGGAGAGGTTGTCTCTCTCTATGATGTACTGGAAGTCTATACCCCGGAAATTACACGGTACATGTTTGCAGGGACCAGACCCAATACTGAGTTCTCCATTTCCTTCGATCTCGATGTCTTGAAAATCTATGAGGACTATGACAACTGCGAACGAATCTATTTCGGTCTGCTTCCTGTAAACGAGAAGCGCAAGGCCAAGGAACAGAGAGTCTATGAACTGAGCCAGGTCGGGGAAATTCCCACTGAGGCCTGTTACCAGATTCCTTTCCGCCATCTGTGCAACCTGCTTCAGATTCATGGTGGCAATATCGACGAAGTACTGTCCACCCTCGATTCCATGACCAAGAGCCAGGAAGAGAGACTTCGTACCCGTTGTGCCTGTGCCTGGAACTGGATCACACAGTTCGCTCCCGAGGAATTCAAGTTCAAGCTGGCCTCTTTGGAAGATGAGAAAGTATCCCTTAGCGGTAATCTGCTGAAGGCTGTCCAGGCTCTGTCCACCGTGGTTTCCCAGATGGACACGCTCGACGAGAAGGCTTTTGTGACCATGCTTTACGCTGCTGCCACAGACAATGGGGTGGAAACCTCAGACTTCTTCACTGCTGTCTACCAGGTGCTTATCGGCAAAGAAAAAGGACCAAAGCTGGCTCCTTTTATCCAAGCTTGCGGGAAAGACAAGGTCTTGCCCATTCTTGCAAGATACTAG
- a CDS encoding endonuclease/exonuclease/phosphatase family protein translates to MKIPVILLVILTFCGCSLDANAKEDTTFKILTYNVQNLMDDKLDGTEYEEYKPSASWNTDAYYQRLKKVAQVLSYRDIGLCDVLVLQEVENATVVEDLLRRHLARKGYIWFATAREKGGAISTALISRQKPERVLVHQVPSARPVIEAVFATEEGYVSVFAVHAKSQIGDPGETEALRLEMARTVTGAAGKDNDHLIVVCGDFNEDPDAFTQGSGNQTALIQTTSSEARPFMATGSFGITGMQEEVFADAWYSPFLDEENHFTLAGSCYFSGQWHRYDQFLGNGMLFDRKGWEYGSCKVIAPSFCSNADQTPLGWRVESKSGVSDHYPVLLTLVKTL, encoded by the coding sequence ATGAAAATCCCTGTCATCCTGCTTGTTATACTGACTTTCTGTGGTTGTTCGTTGGATGCAAACGCCAAGGAAGATACCACCTTCAAGATCCTGACCTACAATGTCCAGAATTTGATGGATGATAAGCTGGATGGCACCGAATATGAGGAATATAAACCTTCTGCAAGCTGGAATACCGATGCCTATTACCAACGTTTGAAAAAGGTAGCGCAGGTTTTGTCCTATAGGGATATCGGCCTTTGTGATGTTTTGGTATTGCAGGAAGTGGAGAATGCAACAGTTGTTGAAGATTTGTTGCGAAGGCACCTTGCCAGAAAAGGCTACATCTGGTTTGCCACGGCCAGGGAAAAGGGCGGTGCGATCAGCACTGCCCTGATAAGCAGGCAAAAGCCTGAGCGTGTCCTTGTCCATCAAGTTCCCTCTGCTCGTCCCGTTATCGAGGCAGTCTTTGCCACCGAGGAAGGATATGTTTCCGTGTTTGCAGTCCATGCAAAAAGCCAGATTGGGGATCCTGGGGAAACCGAGGCGTTACGCCTGGAAATGGCCCGTACGGTTACCGGGGCAGCTGGCAAGGACAATGATCATCTTATTGTAGTCTGTGGGGATTTCAATGAAGACCCTGATGCCTTCACCCAGGGGTCGGGAAACCAGACGGCCCTTATCCAGACAACTTCCAGTGAGGCCCGCCCTTTTATGGCTACCGGTTCGTTTGGCATAACGGGAATGCAAGAAGAGGTGTTTGCCGATGCCTGGTACAGCCCTTTTTTGGATGAGGAAAATCATTTTACCCTAGCAGGAAGTTGTTATTTTTCCGGCCAGTGGCATAGGTATGACCAGTTTTTGGGAAATGGGATGCTATTTGACAGGAAGGGCTGGGAATATGGATCTTGCAAAGTCATTGCCCCCTCCTTCTGCTCGAACGCAGACCAGACGCCCCTTGGATGGAGAGTGGAAAGTAAAAGTGGGGTCAGCGACCATTATCCTGTGTTGCTGACCCTTGTGAAAACATTATGA
- a CDS encoding septal ring lytic transglycosylase RlpA family protein, whose protein sequence is MKRAIIFAISLLLLLPLFAEEAKVAKTEPGTVIETGIASWYTSDKSESLTANGDIFNSDSLSAAHKSLKFGTVVRVTNLDNGKSVDVRVNDRGPFVDGRIIDLTPEAAKQIDMVKSGIAKVSLTLIFEPEVPESKYNRAGDTGWYQIQVGSYSSVLTAYSQYDRLLNAGLRPFAEITETNTVRLTVRWIPAYQLNKTVLALSALGFEEKDILKKSEANPYK, encoded by the coding sequence ATGAAAAGAGCCATCATCTTTGCCATTAGCCTTTTGTTACTGCTTCCCCTTTTTGCAGAGGAAGCCAAGGTTGCCAAGACAGAACCGGGAACCGTCATCGAGACAGGGATAGCTTCCTGGTACACAAGCGACAAGTCAGAAAGCCTTACGGCAAACGGGGATATCTTCAATTCCGATTCGCTATCGGCTGCCCACAAGAGCCTTAAATTCGGAACGGTTGTGCGAGTAACGAACCTGGACAATGGCAAGAGTGTCGATGTACGGGTGAATGACCGCGGCCCATTTGTGGACGGAAGGATCATTGACCTTACCCCTGAGGCTGCCAAACAGATCGATATGGTAAAAAGTGGAATTGCAAAGGTTTCCCTTACCCTGATCTTCGAACCCGAGGTCCCGGAATCGAAATACAACCGTGCCGGTGACACCGGCTGGTACCAGATACAGGTCGGTTCCTACAGCTCGGTACTCACTGCCTACAGCCAGTATGACAGATTGCTCAATGCTGGGCTCAGGCCCTTTGCCGAGATTACGGAGACCAATACCGTACGGCTTACCGTGCGATGGATTCCTGCCTACCAGTTGAACAAGACGGTGTTGGCCCTCTCTGCTTTGGGTTTCGAGGAAAAGGATATCCTTAAAAAGAGCGAAGCGAACCCCTATAAATAA
- the era gene encoding GTPase Era encodes MKCATVAIIGRPSSGKSTLLNTICEMKVSITARTPQTTRNAIRGIYTDERGQLIFTDTPGYHLSDKEMNKRLQETAVKSLEECDVILYMLDAKRPAGEEELAIAAILSKTKTPVVCCLNKSDILKENEIEEGKQFLHDHLPDSTVLIASAKKDEGVDEILIELFKLAPEGELLYPVDSYTDQPVEFRVSEIIREKAINLVTDELPHSIFVEIPDIEYKEAENTVWIRAFINVERDSQKGIVVGKGGENIKKIRQGSEKEIRLIFPGKKLRLDLQVKAKDKWRNNGIVLDKILR; translated from the coding sequence ATGAAATGTGCTACGGTTGCAATTATAGGGAGGCCGTCATCCGGCAAAAGTACCCTTCTCAATACAATCTGTGAAATGAAAGTCTCGATTACGGCAAGGACCCCGCAGACTACGCGAAACGCTATCAGGGGCATCTATACCGACGAGCGCGGCCAATTAATCTTTACCGACACCCCGGGCTACCACCTCAGTGACAAGGAGATGAACAAACGCCTGCAGGAGACGGCAGTCAAAAGCTTGGAGGAATGCGATGTCATCCTCTATATGCTCGATGCAAAACGCCCCGCAGGGGAAGAAGAACTTGCCATTGCAGCAATTCTTTCGAAAACAAAGACCCCGGTGGTTTGTTGCCTGAACAAGAGTGATATTCTCAAAGAAAACGAAATAGAAGAAGGGAAGCAGTTCCTGCACGACCATCTTCCCGATTCGACCGTCCTCATCGCCTCTGCAAAAAAGGACGAAGGCGTGGACGAGATTCTCATTGAGCTGTTCAAGCTTGCCCCCGAGGGCGAATTGCTCTACCCGGTCGATTCCTATACCGACCAGCCGGTTGAATTCAGGGTAAGTGAAATCATCAGGGAAAAAGCCATCAACCTGGTTACCGATGAGCTTCCCCATTCCATTTTCGTCGAAATCCCCGATATCGAATACAAGGAAGCAGAAAACACTGTCTGGATCCGTGCCTTCATCAATGTAGAGCGCGACAGCCAAAAAGGCATTGTCGTGGGAAAGGGCGGAGAGAATATCAAGAAGATCCGCCAAGGCTCCGAAAAGGAAATTCGGTTGATCTTCCCAGGTAAGAAACTCCGTCTCGACCTGCAGGTAAAGGCCAAGGACAAATGGCGTAACAACGGCATTGTACTAGACAAGATATTGAGATAA
- a CDS encoding flavodoxin family protein — MKVLMINGSPHKKGCTYTALNEVALALEKEGVEYEILHIGTSTTRGCIACGKCRETGECTFNDDLVNTAIEKAKACDALVLGSPVHYASAAGAFTAFLDRMFYAGSSNFALKPGCAVVSCRRGGSSATFDQLNKYFTISQMPIVSSTYWNSVHGQTPEQVKQDLEGLQVMRNLGANLAWLLKCIEAGKDTVAKPVAEKQARTNFIR, encoded by the coding sequence ATGAAAGTATTGATGATTAACGGAAGTCCCCATAAAAAAGGATGTACCTATACTGCCTTGAACGAAGTAGCCTTGGCCTTGGAGAAAGAAGGGGTGGAATATGAAATCCTGCATATTGGCACCAGCACAACCCGTGGATGTATTGCCTGTGGAAAATGCAGGGAAACCGGGGAGTGTACCTTCAATGATGATTTGGTAAATACCGCAATCGAAAAGGCAAAAGCCTGTGACGCCCTGGTCCTTGGGTCGCCTGTTCACTATGCTTCTGCTGCAGGGGCTTTCACGGCTTTCCTTGATAGGATGTTTTACGCCGGTAGCAGCAACTTTGCCCTCAAGCCGGGCTGTGCCGTAGTTTCCTGCAGAAGGGGCGGCTCAAGTGCTACCTTCGACCAGCTGAATAAATATTTTACTATCAGCCAGATGCCGATTGTTTCCTCCACCTACTGGAACAGTGTGCACGGGCAGACCCCTGAGCAAGTCAAACAGGACCTGGAAGGCCTGCAGGTTATGAGAAACCTCGGTGCAAACCTAGCCTGGTTGCTGAAATGCATCGAGGCAGGCAAAGATACAGTTGCCAAACCGGTGGCTGAGAAACAGGCACGGACTAATTTCATCCGCTGA